In a single window of the Drosophila miranda strain MSH22 chromosome XL, D.miranda_PacBio2.1, whole genome shotgun sequence genome:
- the LOC108164684 gene encoding protein bric-a-brac 1 isoform X2: MQPQQYCLRWKYHHSNLQMMFSQLLDRGCFCDVTLACEGQMIRAHRVVLCACSTFFDSVLTSYASERDPIIIMKDVTFAEVKCLIEFMYKGEINVEHASLPSLLRTADELKIKGLAEVSWRDDEDGPPPPMPTAVFLSPPRSLAESYAQDMLHHQQQHPPPQAPLQMRATTERDHDREPSMESVLGRMPSQTPQPGSGSGASSEQQARVTPVELFMGPKRKRGRPPLDDAYDVFNVRKLAHYAASLEPAQRAYLESARHFVEEPPQQLAAHSSSLASPPASASSLSLPKQRQRQRHHQQQLQAVGSEQDSDAADRGPNGIQRSASPKPSDGNEGAKHVLEARNEAAQQVLGTATVGAPSKKLEKISERRERHGKLRHARRHYGGGEHEKSSEKRHSEESSSQGQSALPQPVEEIENEHLVANRAESPAARCPSALVPASFSRKYESAVGGAASAGTGGGYLINEHGLLMPHEFSPTVASAAAATAAVAVAAAAAVAASASISASASANASASASASASASASAINGIHSQGQGEQGELEDYDAAELRLTNEELSEWQDVIKMDDYLAKGRRPQFWEEPFTKRVLDAIKNKRLEMKKAARILGVSYGTLYGRYREVYGCLKHPYSSPALLSTLPHSFTNYRNFGPSPSAAGGQLAVQPRFDLSLRAGAAQPSQLGDTYLQNWEN; this comes from the exons ATGCAGCCGCAGCAGTACTGTCTGCGCTGGAAGTACCACCACAGCAACCTGCAAATGATGTTCTCGCAGCTGCTGGACCGCGGCTGCTTCTGCGACGTGACCCTGGCCTGCGAGGGCCAAATGATACGCGCCCATCGCGTGGTGCTGTGCGCCTGCAGCACCTTCTTCGACTCGGTGCTCACGAGCTATGCCAGCGAGCGGGATCCGATCATCATTATGAAGGACGTGACCTTTGCCGAGGTCAAGTGCCTCATCGAGTTCATGTACAAGGGGGAGATCAATGTGGAGCAC GCCAGCCTCCCATCGCTGCTGAGGACTGCCGATGAACTGAAGATCAAGGGCCTGGCCGAGGTGAGTTGGCGCGACGATGAGGATGGTCCGCCGCCGCCCATGCCCACGGCCGTGTTCCTCTCGCCGCCGCGCAGCCTGGCCGAGAGCTATGCACAGGACATGttgcaccaccagcagcagcacccacCACCGCAGGCACCACTCCAAATGCGTGCCACCACAGAGAGGGATCACGATCGGGAGCCCTCCATGGAGAGCGTGCTTGGCCGTATGCCCTCGCAGACACCACAGCCAGGATCAGGATCAGGAGCCAGTAGCGAGCAGCAGGCGCGAGTTACGCCCGTGGAACTCTTTATGGGACCGAAGCGCAAACGAGGACGTCCCCCACTAGACGATGCCTACGATGTATTCAATGT CCGTAAGCTGGCCCACTATGCCGCCAGCCTGGAGCCCGCCCAGCGAGCATATTTGGAGTCGGCCCGTCACTTTGTCGAGGAGCCACCCCAACAGCTTGCTGCACATTCCAGCTCGCTGGCCTCCCCGCCCGCCTCCGCCTCCAGCCTCAGCCTGCCCAAGCAGCGACAGCGCCaacgccatcaccagcagcagctccaggcTGTCGGCTCTGAGCAGGACTCAGATGCAGCAGATAGGGGGCCCAATGGCATTCAGCGCAGCGCCTCGCCCAAGCCCAGCGATGGCAACGAGGGCGCCAAGCACGTGCTCGAGGCCAGAAATGAGGCGGCGCAGCAGGTGCTTGGCACCGCCACAGTGGGAGCGCCCTCCAAGAAGCTGGAGAAGATTAGCGAGCGCCGGGAGCGTCACGGCAAGCTGCGCCACGCCCGCCGCCACTACGGGGGAGGCGAGCATGAGAAGTCCTCCGAGAAGCGCCACTCCGAAGAATCATCATCCCAGGGGCAGAGTGCCCTGCCGCAGCCCGTCGAAGAGATTGAGAACGAGCATCTGGTGGCCAATCGGGCCGAGTCGCCCGCCGCCCGCTGCCCATCTGCGCTGGTACCCGCCAGCTTCAGCCGCAAGTACGAATCGGCTGTTGGGGGGGCAGCCTCCGCAGGCACTGGAGGAGGATATTTGATCAACGAACATGGCCTGCTGATGCCGCACGAGTTTTCACCGACTGTGGCCAGTGCAGCAGCGGCCACCGCTGCCGTGGCCgtggcagcagctgctgcggtGGCCGCCAGTGCCAGTatcagtgccagtgccagtgccaatgccagtgccagtgccagtgccagtgccagtgccagtgccagtgccatcAATGGGATCCACAGCCAGGGCCAGGGTGAGCAGGGGGAACTGGAGGACTATGATGCGGCCGAACTGCGTCTGACCAACGAGGAGCTGTCGGAGTGGCAGGACGTGATCAAGATGGACGACTACTTGGCCAAGGGGCGTCGTCCACAGTTCTGGGAGGAGCCATTCACCAAGCGC GTGCTGGATGCCATcaaaaacaaaagacttgAGATGAAAAAGGCCGCCCGCATTTTGGGCGTTTCCTATGGCACACTGTACGGGCGCTACCGCGAGGTCTATGGCTGCCTCAAGCATCCCTACAG TTCTCCGGCTCTCCTCTCCACTCTTCCACACAGCTTCACGAACTATCGTAACTTTGGGCCATCGCCTTCAGCCGCGGGCGGCCAGTTGGCCGTTCAGCCTCGTTTCGATCTGAGCCTCCGCGCTGGGGCCGCACAGCCCTCGCAGTTAGGTG ATACTTATTTACAGAACTGGGAAAACTGA
- the LOC108164684 gene encoding protein bric-a-brac 1 isoform X1 gives MQPQQYCLRWKYHHSNLQMMFSQLLDRGCFCDVTLACEGQMIRAHRVVLCACSTFFDSVLTSYASERDPIIIMKDVTFAEVKCLIEFMYKGEINVEHASLPSLLRTADELKIKGLAEVSWRDDEDGPPPPMPTAVFLSPPRSLAESYAQDMLHHQQQHPPPQAPLQMRATTERDHDREPSMESVLGRMPSQTPQPGSGSGASSEQQARVTPVELFMGPKRKRGRPPLDDAYDVFNVRKLAHYAASLEPAQRAYLESARHFVEEPPQQLAAHSSSLASPPASASSLSLPKQRQRQRHHQQQLQAVGSEQDSDAADRGPNGIQRSASPKPSDGNEGAKHVLEARNEAAQQVLGTATVGAPSKKLEKISERRERHGKLRHARRHYGGGEHEKSSEKRHSEESSSQGQSALPQPVEEIENEHLVANRAESPAARCPSALVPASFSRKYESAVGGAASAGTGGGYLINEHGLLMPHEFSPTVASAAAATAAVAVAAAAAVAASASISASASANASASASASASASASAINGIHSQGQGEQGELEDYDAAELRLTNEELSEWQDVIKMDDYLAKGRRPQFWEEPFTKRVLDAIKNKRLEMKKAARILGVSYGTLYGRYREVYGCLKHPYSSPALLSTLPHSFTNYRNFGPSPSAAGGQLAVQPRFDLSLRAGAAQPSQLGELGKLKKDLSELWTRPQI, from the exons ATGCAGCCGCAGCAGTACTGTCTGCGCTGGAAGTACCACCACAGCAACCTGCAAATGATGTTCTCGCAGCTGCTGGACCGCGGCTGCTTCTGCGACGTGACCCTGGCCTGCGAGGGCCAAATGATACGCGCCCATCGCGTGGTGCTGTGCGCCTGCAGCACCTTCTTCGACTCGGTGCTCACGAGCTATGCCAGCGAGCGGGATCCGATCATCATTATGAAGGACGTGACCTTTGCCGAGGTCAAGTGCCTCATCGAGTTCATGTACAAGGGGGAGATCAATGTGGAGCAC GCCAGCCTCCCATCGCTGCTGAGGACTGCCGATGAACTGAAGATCAAGGGCCTGGCCGAGGTGAGTTGGCGCGACGATGAGGATGGTCCGCCGCCGCCCATGCCCACGGCCGTGTTCCTCTCGCCGCCGCGCAGCCTGGCCGAGAGCTATGCACAGGACATGttgcaccaccagcagcagcacccacCACCGCAGGCACCACTCCAAATGCGTGCCACCACAGAGAGGGATCACGATCGGGAGCCCTCCATGGAGAGCGTGCTTGGCCGTATGCCCTCGCAGACACCACAGCCAGGATCAGGATCAGGAGCCAGTAGCGAGCAGCAGGCGCGAGTTACGCCCGTGGAACTCTTTATGGGACCGAAGCGCAAACGAGGACGTCCCCCACTAGACGATGCCTACGATGTATTCAATGT CCGTAAGCTGGCCCACTATGCCGCCAGCCTGGAGCCCGCCCAGCGAGCATATTTGGAGTCGGCCCGTCACTTTGTCGAGGAGCCACCCCAACAGCTTGCTGCACATTCCAGCTCGCTGGCCTCCCCGCCCGCCTCCGCCTCCAGCCTCAGCCTGCCCAAGCAGCGACAGCGCCaacgccatcaccagcagcagctccaggcTGTCGGCTCTGAGCAGGACTCAGATGCAGCAGATAGGGGGCCCAATGGCATTCAGCGCAGCGCCTCGCCCAAGCCCAGCGATGGCAACGAGGGCGCCAAGCACGTGCTCGAGGCCAGAAATGAGGCGGCGCAGCAGGTGCTTGGCACCGCCACAGTGGGAGCGCCCTCCAAGAAGCTGGAGAAGATTAGCGAGCGCCGGGAGCGTCACGGCAAGCTGCGCCACGCCCGCCGCCACTACGGGGGAGGCGAGCATGAGAAGTCCTCCGAGAAGCGCCACTCCGAAGAATCATCATCCCAGGGGCAGAGTGCCCTGCCGCAGCCCGTCGAAGAGATTGAGAACGAGCATCTGGTGGCCAATCGGGCCGAGTCGCCCGCCGCCCGCTGCCCATCTGCGCTGGTACCCGCCAGCTTCAGCCGCAAGTACGAATCGGCTGTTGGGGGGGCAGCCTCCGCAGGCACTGGAGGAGGATATTTGATCAACGAACATGGCCTGCTGATGCCGCACGAGTTTTCACCGACTGTGGCCAGTGCAGCAGCGGCCACCGCTGCCGTGGCCgtggcagcagctgctgcggtGGCCGCCAGTGCCAGTatcagtgccagtgccagtgccaatgccagtgccagtgccagtgccagtgccagtgccagtgccagtgccatcAATGGGATCCACAGCCAGGGCCAGGGTGAGCAGGGGGAACTGGAGGACTATGATGCGGCCGAACTGCGTCTGACCAACGAGGAGCTGTCGGAGTGGCAGGACGTGATCAAGATGGACGACTACTTGGCCAAGGGGCGTCGTCCACAGTTCTGGGAGGAGCCATTCACCAAGCGC GTGCTGGATGCCATcaaaaacaaaagacttgAGATGAAAAAGGCCGCCCGCATTTTGGGCGTTTCCTATGGCACACTGTACGGGCGCTACCGCGAGGTCTATGGCTGCCTCAAGCATCCCTACAG TTCTCCGGCTCTCCTCTCCACTCTTCCACACAGCTTCACGAACTATCGTAACTTTGGGCCATCGCCTTCAGCCGCGGGCGGCCAGTTGGCCGTTCAGCCTCGTTTCGATCTGAGCCTCCGCGCTGGGGCCGCACAGCCCTCGCAGTTAGGTG AACTGGGAAAACTGAAGAAGGATCTGAGCGAGCTCTGGACTCGTCCGCAGATTTGA
- the LOC108164684 gene encoding protein bric-a-brac 1 isoform X4 has product MQPQQYCLRWKYHHSNLQMMFSQLLDRGCFCDVTLACEGQMIRAHRVVLCACSTFFDSVLTSYASERDPIIIMKDVTFAEVKCLIEFMYKGEINVEHASLPSLLRTADELKIKGLAEVSWRDDEDGPPPPMPTAVFLSPPRSLAESYAQDMLHHQQQHPPPQAPLQMRATTERDHDREPSMESVLGRMPSQTPQPGSGSGASSEQQARVTPVELFMGPKRKRGRPPLDDAYDVFNVRKLAHYAASLEPAQRAYLESARHFVEEPPQQLAAHSSSLASPPASASSLSLPKQRQRQRHHQQQLQAVGSEQDSDAADRGPNGIQRSASPKPSDGNEGAKHVLEARNEAAQQVLGTATVGAPSKKLEKISERRERHGKLRHARRHYGGGEHEKSSEKRHSEESSSQGQSALPQPVEEIENEHLVANRAESPAARCPSALVPASFSRKYESAVGGAASAGTGGGYLINEHGLLMPHEFSPTVASAAAATAAVAVAAAAAVAASASASASASAINGIHSQGQGEQGELEDYDAAELRLTNEELSEWQDVIKMDDYLAKGRRPQFWEEPFTKRVLDAIKNKRLEMKKAARILGVSYGTLYGRYREVYGCLKHPYSSPALLSTLPHSFTNYRNFGPSPSAAGGQLAVQPRFDLSLRAGAAQPSQLGELGKLKKDLSELWTRPQI; this is encoded by the exons ATGCAGCCGCAGCAGTACTGTCTGCGCTGGAAGTACCACCACAGCAACCTGCAAATGATGTTCTCGCAGCTGCTGGACCGCGGCTGCTTCTGCGACGTGACCCTGGCCTGCGAGGGCCAAATGATACGCGCCCATCGCGTGGTGCTGTGCGCCTGCAGCACCTTCTTCGACTCGGTGCTCACGAGCTATGCCAGCGAGCGGGATCCGATCATCATTATGAAGGACGTGACCTTTGCCGAGGTCAAGTGCCTCATCGAGTTCATGTACAAGGGGGAGATCAATGTGGAGCAC GCCAGCCTCCCATCGCTGCTGAGGACTGCCGATGAACTGAAGATCAAGGGCCTGGCCGAGGTGAGTTGGCGCGACGATGAGGATGGTCCGCCGCCGCCCATGCCCACGGCCGTGTTCCTCTCGCCGCCGCGCAGCCTGGCCGAGAGCTATGCACAGGACATGttgcaccaccagcagcagcacccacCACCGCAGGCACCACTCCAAATGCGTGCCACCACAGAGAGGGATCACGATCGGGAGCCCTCCATGGAGAGCGTGCTTGGCCGTATGCCCTCGCAGACACCACAGCCAGGATCAGGATCAGGAGCCAGTAGCGAGCAGCAGGCGCGAGTTACGCCCGTGGAACTCTTTATGGGACCGAAGCGCAAACGAGGACGTCCCCCACTAGACGATGCCTACGATGTATTCAATGT CCGTAAGCTGGCCCACTATGCCGCCAGCCTGGAGCCCGCCCAGCGAGCATATTTGGAGTCGGCCCGTCACTTTGTCGAGGAGCCACCCCAACAGCTTGCTGCACATTCCAGCTCGCTGGCCTCCCCGCCCGCCTCCGCCTCCAGCCTCAGCCTGCCCAAGCAGCGACAGCGCCaacgccatcaccagcagcagctccaggcTGTCGGCTCTGAGCAGGACTCAGATGCAGCAGATAGGGGGCCCAATGGCATTCAGCGCAGCGCCTCGCCCAAGCCCAGCGATGGCAACGAGGGCGCCAAGCACGTGCTCGAGGCCAGAAATGAGGCGGCGCAGCAGGTGCTTGGCACCGCCACAGTGGGAGCGCCCTCCAAGAAGCTGGAGAAGATTAGCGAGCGCCGGGAGCGTCACGGCAAGCTGCGCCACGCCCGCCGCCACTACGGGGGAGGCGAGCATGAGAAGTCCTCCGAGAAGCGCCACTCCGAAGAATCATCATCCCAGGGGCAGAGTGCCCTGCCGCAGCCCGTCGAAGAGATTGAGAACGAGCATCTGGTGGCCAATCGGGCCGAGTCGCCCGCCGCCCGCTGCCCATCTGCGCTGGTACCCGCCAGCTTCAGCCGCAAGTACGAATCGGCTGTTGGGGGGGCAGCCTCCGCAGGCACTGGAGGAGGATATTTGATCAACGAACATGGCCTGCTGATGCCGCACGAGTTTTCACCGACTGTGGCCAGTGCAGCAGCGGCCACCGCTGCCGTGGCCgtggcagcagctgctgcggtGGCC gccagtgccagtgccagtgccagtgccagtgccatcAATGGGATCCACAGCCAGGGCCAGGGTGAGCAGGGGGAACTGGAGGACTATGATGCGGCCGAACTGCGTCTGACCAACGAGGAGCTGTCGGAGTGGCAGGACGTGATCAAGATGGACGACTACTTGGCCAAGGGGCGTCGTCCACAGTTCTGGGAGGAGCCATTCACCAAGCGC GTGCTGGATGCCATcaaaaacaaaagacttgAGATGAAAAAGGCCGCCCGCATTTTGGGCGTTTCCTATGGCACACTGTACGGGCGCTACCGCGAGGTCTATGGCTGCCTCAAGCATCCCTACAG TTCTCCGGCTCTCCTCTCCACTCTTCCACACAGCTTCACGAACTATCGTAACTTTGGGCCATCGCCTTCAGCCGCGGGCGGCCAGTTGGCCGTTCAGCCTCGTTTCGATCTGAGCCTCCGCGCTGGGGCCGCACAGCCCTCGCAGTTAGGTG AACTGGGAAAACTGAAGAAGGATCTGAGCGAGCTCTGGACTCGTCCGCAGATTTGA
- the LOC108164684 gene encoding protein bric-a-brac 1 isoform X3, protein MQPQQYCLRWKYHHSNLQMMFSQLLDRGCFCDVTLACEGQMIRAHRVVLCACSTFFDSVLTSYASERDPIIIMKDVTFAEVKCLIEFMYKGEINVEHASLPSLLRTADELKIKGLAEVSWRDDEDGPPPPMPTAVFLSPPRSLAESYAQDMLHHQQQHPPPQAPLQMRATTERDHDREPSMESVLGRMPSQTPQPGSGSGASSEQQARVTPVELFMGPKRKRGRPPLDDAYDVFNVRKLAHYAASLEPAQRAYLESARHFVEEPPQQLAAHSSSLASPPASASSLSLPKQRQRQRHHQQQLQAVGSEQDSDAADRGPNGIQRSASPKPSDGNEGAKHVLEARNEAAQQVLGTATVGAPSKKLEKISERRERHGKLRHARRHYGGGEHEKSSEKRHSEESSSQGQSALPQPVEEIENEHLVANRAESPAARCPSALVPASFSRKYESAVGGAASAGTGGGYLINEHGLLMPHEFSPTVASAAAATAAVAVAAAAAVAASASISASASANASASASASASASASAINGIHSQGQGEQGELEDYDAAELRLTNEELSEWQDVIKMDDYLAKGRRPQFWEEPFTKRVLDAIKNKRLEMKKAARILGVSYGTLYGRYREVYGCLKHPYSFTNYRNFGPSPSAAGGQLAVQPRFDLSLRAGAAQPSQLGELGKLKKDLSELWTRPQI, encoded by the exons ATGCAGCCGCAGCAGTACTGTCTGCGCTGGAAGTACCACCACAGCAACCTGCAAATGATGTTCTCGCAGCTGCTGGACCGCGGCTGCTTCTGCGACGTGACCCTGGCCTGCGAGGGCCAAATGATACGCGCCCATCGCGTGGTGCTGTGCGCCTGCAGCACCTTCTTCGACTCGGTGCTCACGAGCTATGCCAGCGAGCGGGATCCGATCATCATTATGAAGGACGTGACCTTTGCCGAGGTCAAGTGCCTCATCGAGTTCATGTACAAGGGGGAGATCAATGTGGAGCAC GCCAGCCTCCCATCGCTGCTGAGGACTGCCGATGAACTGAAGATCAAGGGCCTGGCCGAGGTGAGTTGGCGCGACGATGAGGATGGTCCGCCGCCGCCCATGCCCACGGCCGTGTTCCTCTCGCCGCCGCGCAGCCTGGCCGAGAGCTATGCACAGGACATGttgcaccaccagcagcagcacccacCACCGCAGGCACCACTCCAAATGCGTGCCACCACAGAGAGGGATCACGATCGGGAGCCCTCCATGGAGAGCGTGCTTGGCCGTATGCCCTCGCAGACACCACAGCCAGGATCAGGATCAGGAGCCAGTAGCGAGCAGCAGGCGCGAGTTACGCCCGTGGAACTCTTTATGGGACCGAAGCGCAAACGAGGACGTCCCCCACTAGACGATGCCTACGATGTATTCAATGT CCGTAAGCTGGCCCACTATGCCGCCAGCCTGGAGCCCGCCCAGCGAGCATATTTGGAGTCGGCCCGTCACTTTGTCGAGGAGCCACCCCAACAGCTTGCTGCACATTCCAGCTCGCTGGCCTCCCCGCCCGCCTCCGCCTCCAGCCTCAGCCTGCCCAAGCAGCGACAGCGCCaacgccatcaccagcagcagctccaggcTGTCGGCTCTGAGCAGGACTCAGATGCAGCAGATAGGGGGCCCAATGGCATTCAGCGCAGCGCCTCGCCCAAGCCCAGCGATGGCAACGAGGGCGCCAAGCACGTGCTCGAGGCCAGAAATGAGGCGGCGCAGCAGGTGCTTGGCACCGCCACAGTGGGAGCGCCCTCCAAGAAGCTGGAGAAGATTAGCGAGCGCCGGGAGCGTCACGGCAAGCTGCGCCACGCCCGCCGCCACTACGGGGGAGGCGAGCATGAGAAGTCCTCCGAGAAGCGCCACTCCGAAGAATCATCATCCCAGGGGCAGAGTGCCCTGCCGCAGCCCGTCGAAGAGATTGAGAACGAGCATCTGGTGGCCAATCGGGCCGAGTCGCCCGCCGCCCGCTGCCCATCTGCGCTGGTACCCGCCAGCTTCAGCCGCAAGTACGAATCGGCTGTTGGGGGGGCAGCCTCCGCAGGCACTGGAGGAGGATATTTGATCAACGAACATGGCCTGCTGATGCCGCACGAGTTTTCACCGACTGTGGCCAGTGCAGCAGCGGCCACCGCTGCCGTGGCCgtggcagcagctgctgcggtGGCCGCCAGTGCCAGTatcagtgccagtgccagtgccaatgccagtgccagtgccagtgccagtgccagtgccagtgccagtgccatcAATGGGATCCACAGCCAGGGCCAGGGTGAGCAGGGGGAACTGGAGGACTATGATGCGGCCGAACTGCGTCTGACCAACGAGGAGCTGTCGGAGTGGCAGGACGTGATCAAGATGGACGACTACTTGGCCAAGGGGCGTCGTCCACAGTTCTGGGAGGAGCCATTCACCAAGCGC GTGCTGGATGCCATcaaaaacaaaagacttgAGATGAAAAAGGCCGCCCGCATTTTGGGCGTTTCCTATGGCACACTGTACGGGCGCTACCGCGAGGTCTATGGCTGCCTCAAGCATCCCTACAG CTTCACGAACTATCGTAACTTTGGGCCATCGCCTTCAGCCGCGGGCGGCCAGTTGGCCGTTCAGCCTCGTTTCGATCTGAGCCTCCGCGCTGGGGCCGCACAGCCCTCGCAGTTAGGTG AACTGGGAAAACTGAAGAAGGATCTGAGCGAGCTCTGGACTCGTCCGCAGATTTGA